The following proteins come from a genomic window of Lycium ferocissimum isolate CSIRO_LF1 chromosome 4, AGI_CSIRO_Lferr_CH_V1, whole genome shotgun sequence:
- the LOC132053385 gene encoding xylan O-acetyltransferase 1-like, producing the protein METKPKVTQKWMLCTFVSFISCFIFLLCQHDNEAGHFRAIRNAMLNVASSLDDSFSPSENLEISKPARSREDEGDIIQKNSKNKCNIFEGRWVYNPMKSRYYEAPQCPFLSEQVSCQKNGRPDFDYENWSWEGHDCVIPSFNGRDMLKRLRGKRIIIVGDSLNRNQWESLACLLYSTIPPSRAHLDYSSGSYKVFKAKDYNVTVEFYWDPFLVQFDSNNAGAPKILRLETIDLLSRHWQGADIMVFNTGHWWVHLGKFKTWDLFEYKGQLIDELKLELAFEVAM; encoded by the exons ATGGAAACCAAACCAAAAGTCACTCAGAAATGGATGCTATGCACATTTGTTAGCTTCATTAGCTGCTTCATTTTCTTGCTATGCCAGCACGACAATGAGGCGGGGCATTTCAGGGCTATACGAAATGCCATGCTCAACGTGGCATCGTCTTTAGATGATAGCTTTTCCCCTTCTGAAAATTTAGAAATCTCGAAACCAGCAAGAAGCAGAGAAGATGAAGGAGATATAATACAGAAAAACAGCAAGAACAAGTGCAACATATTTGAGGGAAGATGGGTTTACAATCCAATGAAGAGCCGATATTATGAAGCACCACAATGTCCATTCCTTAGTGAACAAGTGAGCTGCCAGAAGAATGGAAGGCCTGATTTTGATTATGAAAATTGGTCATGGGAAGGTCATGATTGTGTGATCCCAAG CTTCAATGGTAGAGATATGTTGAAGAGGCTAAGAGGCAAGAGGATCATCATAGTTGGAGATTCCCTAAACAGGAACCAATGGGAATCTCTCGCGTGTCTTCTTTATTCTACAATTCCTCCTTCAAGAGCCCATCTTGATTATAGCAGTGGCTCCTATAAAGTCTTCAAAGCCAAG GACTATAACGTTACTGTAGAGTTCTACTGGGACCCATTTCTTGTCCAGTTCGACTCAAATAATGCTGGTGCACCTAAAATTTTGAGACTGGAGACAATCGATTTATTGTCTAGACATTGGCAAGGAGCTGACATTATGGTGTTCAATACAGGTCATTGGTGGGTGCATCTTGGAAAGTTCAAGAC
- the LOC132054802 gene encoding secretory carrier-associated membrane protein 2-like isoform X2, which produces MAGRFNENPFAEEANVNPFANGSSTRGSTVDIPLDNAKDLKKKEKELQAREADLRRREAEVKRREEALAGAGVVIEERNWPPFLPIFHQDIANEIPIHLQKLQYVAFATFLGLGCCLLWNLLSTTTLWFKGGDVGAWVLSLLYLFGFPLAYFVWYRPLYRAMRTDSALKFGWFFLCYSIHITYCVLAAVAPPFIFREHSLTGFMNAIDLIRWSSTLGVFFFIGAGLFSLEALISIWVIQQVFLYFRGSGKAAEMKKEAARSTINAM; this is translated from the exons ATGGCTGGCCGTTTTAATGAAAATCCTTTTGCAGAAGAAGCTAACGTGAATCCATTTGCg AATGGAAGTTCTACTCGTGGTTCAACAGTCGATATTCCTCTTGATAATGCAAAG GATctaaagaagaaggagaaggaacTACAAGCTAGAGAGGCTGATCTGAGAAGAAGAGAAGCG GAAGTGAAGAGGAGAGAAGAAGCTTTAGCAGGAG CCGGTGTTGTTATAGAGGAAAGGAATTGGCCACCATTCTTACCCATCTTTCATCAAGATATCGCAAATGAAATTCCAATCCATCTACAAAAGTTGCAGTATGTTGCATTTGCTACATTCTTGG GTTTGGGGTGTTGTTTACTATGGAACCTTTTATCGACCACCACTCTTTGGTTCAAAGGAGGAG ACGTAGGCGCTTGGGTTTTGTCTCTTCTCTACTTATTTGGTTTTCCATTAGCCTACTTTGTGTGGTATCGTCCTCTTTATCGTGCAATGAG GACTGATAGCGCGCTGAAGTTTGGGTGgtttttcttatgttattcG ATTCACATTACATATTGCGTCTTAGCTGCAGTGGCACCTCCATTCATATTTAGGGAACATTCCTTGAC TGGTTTTATGAATGCAATTGATCTTATACGCTGGAGTTCAACACTCGGG GTATTCTTTTTCATAGGGGCTGGATTGTTCTCTCTTGAAGCACTGATTAGCATATGGGTTATTCAG CAAGTGTTCTTGTATTTCCGAGGGAGTGGTAAAGCTGCGGAGATGAAGAAAGAGGCTGCAAGGTCAACAATAAACGCAATGTGA
- the LOC132054802 gene encoding secretory carrier-associated membrane protein 3-like isoform X1: MAGRFNENPFAEEANVNPFANGSSTRGSTVDIPLDNAKTTMQDLKKKEKELQAREADLRRREAEVKRREEALAGAGVVIEERNWPPFLPIFHQDIANEIPIHLQKLQYVAFATFLGLGCCLLWNLLSTTTLWFKGGDVGAWVLSLLYLFGFPLAYFVWYRPLYRAMRTDSALKFGWFFLCYSIHITYCVLAAVAPPFIFREHSLTGFMNAIDLIRWSSTLGVFFFIGAGLFSLEALISIWVIQQVFLYFRGSGKAAEMKKEAARSTINAM, from the exons ATGGCTGGCCGTTTTAATGAAAATCCTTTTGCAGAAGAAGCTAACGTGAATCCATTTGCg AATGGAAGTTCTACTCGTGGTTCAACAGTCGATATTCCTCTTGATAATGCAAAG acaacaATGCAGGATctaaagaagaaggagaaggaacTACAAGCTAGAGAGGCTGATCTGAGAAGAAGAGAAGCG GAAGTGAAGAGGAGAGAAGAAGCTTTAGCAGGAG CCGGTGTTGTTATAGAGGAAAGGAATTGGCCACCATTCTTACCCATCTTTCATCAAGATATCGCAAATGAAATTCCAATCCATCTACAAAAGTTGCAGTATGTTGCATTTGCTACATTCTTGG GTTTGGGGTGTTGTTTACTATGGAACCTTTTATCGACCACCACTCTTTGGTTCAAAGGAGGAG ACGTAGGCGCTTGGGTTTTGTCTCTTCTCTACTTATTTGGTTTTCCATTAGCCTACTTTGTGTGGTATCGTCCTCTTTATCGTGCAATGAG GACTGATAGCGCGCTGAAGTTTGGGTGgtttttcttatgttattcG ATTCACATTACATATTGCGTCTTAGCTGCAGTGGCACCTCCATTCATATTTAGGGAACATTCCTTGAC TGGTTTTATGAATGCAATTGATCTTATACGCTGGAGTTCAACACTCGGG GTATTCTTTTTCATAGGGGCTGGATTGTTCTCTCTTGAAGCACTGATTAGCATATGGGTTATTCAG CAAGTGTTCTTGTATTTCCGAGGGAGTGGTAAAGCTGCGGAGATGAAGAAAGAGGCTGCAAGGTCAACAATAAACGCAATGTGA